In Aliivibrio wodanis, a genomic segment contains:
- a CDS encoding HTH-type transcriptional regulator, AraC family, whose translation MAKPTATYLVRVHTAKMLIEHAMKHYGLTYADFNIPPLLLDYQLKLMPLRDLESLLCKIESLTNDPTYTAKLSQSDSFKQFGPFVQLLASSTNLGMAIKRMNTIHNALQSGVQVNMMLSGSIGKWRILTPTLIPQARIHESILAAGSFVRLLRLFHGKDYQPISIHLTGTPIGNKGEIEAIFNCPIVWNSPNTQVWFPVKDITCPRTFELPTPQVKAFTVEQAMSYMLIPLPQDILKVVFELTKYALFFGYPTLEFVANKMGMKPLTLQRRLQDQSISFTDIVHHSICDEAITYMNSSLSMNEIAQRVGYKNTASFSVAFKRMYGVTPIQYRNTLILNE comes from the coding sequence ATGGCAAAACCTACCGCGACTTATCTCGTTCGTGTTCATACTGCAAAAATGCTCATTGAGCATGCCATGAAGCATTATGGGTTAACGTATGCAGATTTTAATATCCCACCTCTTTTATTGGATTATCAATTAAAACTCATGCCATTAAGAGATCTTGAATCTTTACTGTGCAAAATTGAGAGCTTAACTAACGATCCTACCTATACCGCCAAACTTAGCCAATCAGACAGTTTTAAGCAATTTGGTCCTTTTGTGCAATTACTAGCAAGCTCTACCAATCTTGGCATGGCAATAAAGCGCATGAACACTATTCATAATGCGTTGCAATCGGGTGTTCAAGTCAACATGATGTTAAGTGGCTCGATTGGTAAGTGGCGCATCTTAACACCAACATTGATCCCTCAAGCTCGAATTCATGAAAGTATCTTAGCCGCCGGATCCTTTGTTCGATTATTACGCTTATTTCATGGTAAAGATTACCAGCCAATTTCAATTCATTTAACAGGTACACCTATAGGCAACAAAGGAGAAATTGAAGCTATTTTCAACTGTCCAATCGTATGGAATAGTCCAAATACTCAAGTCTGGTTTCCCGTTAAAGATATCACTTGCCCAAGAACTTTTGAGTTGCCAACACCACAAGTAAAAGCATTTACCGTTGAGCAAGCGATGAGTTATATGCTTATTCCTCTCCCTCAAGATATTTTAAAAGTCGTATTTGAACTCACTAAATACGCGCTGTTTTTCGGTTATCCAACCCTTGAGTTTGTTGCTAATAAAATGGGAATGAAACCCTTAACTCTACAACGTCGCTTACAAGATCAAAGTATTTCATTTACAGACATTGTTCATCACAGTATTTGTGATGAAGCCATAACTTACATGAACAGTTCATTATCCATGAATGAGATAGCTCAACGGGTTGGTTATAAAAATACCGCATCCTTTTCTGTTGCCTTTAAGCGTATGTATGGTGTAACTCCTATTCAATATAGAAACACGCTTATCCTCAACGAATAA
- a CDS encoding membrane protein encodes MRPFLFMLEKEFIEHKTVTRVPLFILVCGVALFISVMMNTSLQDNLFISVQTQGDFTPFSTEFSNDLQMMLSFMAGILSLALTTTYFSKTLRKERKEGSSAFWRSLPISSQYTHAVKLAFGLIAIPLIFSLLVLVANLFFWIISLSSDTVLVMLHEHTSFISIITNWLQFMGRMMLVSLVMLPIAALIISISQVSNSPLIVVFLGGYALKVMSTWILGWDGIAVFLTHIYKIPTTILLSNNPLMSFANAGVGFLTLYSLIGVIALFVSVSLYRTTEVSWQSLNPNWVFKR; translated from the coding sequence ATGCGTCCATTTCTATTTATGCTTGAAAAAGAATTCATTGAACACAAAACAGTTACTCGTGTTCCACTATTTATTCTTGTTTGCGGCGTGGCACTTTTCATCAGTGTGATGATGAACACGAGCCTACAAGATAACTTATTTATTTCAGTCCAAACTCAAGGAGATTTCACGCCATTTTCGACTGAGTTTTCTAATGATTTACAAATGATGTTGAGCTTTATGGCTGGTATTCTGTCATTAGCGCTAACGACAACCTACTTCTCAAAAACGCTCAGAAAAGAACGTAAAGAAGGCAGCTCTGCATTTTGGCGCAGTCTGCCAATATCAAGTCAATATACGCATGCCGTGAAATTGGCCTTTGGTCTTATCGCTATTCCGCTAATTTTCTCTTTACTTGTGTTAGTTGCGAACCTTTTCTTCTGGATTATTAGTTTATCAAGTGACACGGTTTTAGTGATGCTTCATGAACACACCTCCTTCATTTCGATTATCACCAACTGGTTACAATTTATGGGCCGCATGATGCTAGTCAGCCTTGTAATGTTACCGATAGCAGCGTTAATTATTAGTATTTCACAAGTCAGTAATTCACCATTAATCGTCGTATTTTTAGGAGGTTACGCACTGAAAGTAATGTCGACATGGATATTAGGATGGGATGGTATTGCGGTGTTTTTAACCCATATTTATAAGATACCAACAACGATTTTACTGTCGAATAATCCATTAATGAGTTTTGCTAATGCAGGTGTTGGCTTTCTAACGCTTTATTCACTTATTGGTGTTATTGCCTTGTTTGTGAGTGTGTCTTTGTATCGTACCACTGAGGTATCTTGGCAATCACTCAATCCAAATTGGGTATTTAAAAGATAA
- a CDS encoding HTH-type transcriptional regulator, GntR-family: protein MVTVDNWVRVMKKYQQIKEHIQQGIERGLYLKGDKLPSIRELSASLSVGKNTVIRAYEELEAKQVLVAHDRSGYMVADINLPKELQNDTLNAPCDIDLLSLSKAILRQPNQQNLLPMGSAHPDIDFPAIRSLYAEIGRHSRQQVNIPSSYLLPPGNASLLKYIANITQDLGISVSANEVLITHGAQQAISLSLQALTRPGDIVLVDSPCYFGSLLLLESLNLKVIEIPNHFNYGLDISAVEQAVKTWDVKAILVNPTNNNPTGYTQSESARRALLKATEGIPFIEEDVFGSLTYEGIQKTFKSLDTEDRVIYCSSLSKTLDSRLRIGWILAGKYQAQIEKRLMSENMGSVNLIQSAVSDFLKKGKYKQHIHRVQRSYKHNQKRVSQQLTEALNGYEHMRERYYLSQPEGGFLCWLTLPVGADGTEIYKQALKEQISVLPGTMFCTQEQYKHCLRVSFASYRENDKWINGIKTLARIVADHCKTIENN from the coding sequence ATGGTGACTGTTGATAATTGGGTTAGAGTGATGAAGAAATATCAACAAATAAAGGAACATATACAACAAGGGATTGAGCGTGGCTTGTATCTAAAAGGAGATAAGCTGCCTTCGATCCGAGAGTTAAGTGCGAGTTTATCGGTTGGGAAAAACACAGTAATTCGAGCGTATGAAGAACTAGAAGCAAAGCAAGTATTGGTCGCGCATGATCGTTCGGGATATATGGTTGCTGATATAAATCTGCCCAAAGAGCTTCAAAATGACACTTTGAACGCACCTTGTGATATTGATTTACTCTCACTCAGTAAAGCTATTTTACGTCAACCAAATCAACAAAACTTATTACCAATGGGATCAGCACATCCGGATATTGATTTTCCTGCGATTCGAAGTTTATATGCTGAAATTGGTCGTCACAGCCGCCAACAAGTGAATATTCCCAGTTCGTATTTATTGCCTCCAGGTAATGCTTCTTTGCTTAAATACATTGCGAATATCACTCAAGATTTAGGGATCTCAGTATCAGCAAATGAAGTCCTTATTACTCATGGAGCACAGCAAGCCATTAGTTTAAGTTTGCAAGCATTAACAAGGCCTGGAGACATTGTTCTTGTCGATTCACCGTGTTATTTCGGCTCTTTATTATTACTTGAATCATTGAACTTAAAAGTCATCGAGATCCCTAATCATTTCAATTATGGGCTAGATATTAGTGCGGTAGAGCAAGCCGTAAAAACATGGGATGTAAAAGCCATTTTGGTTAACCCGACCAATAATAATCCAACGGGATATACCCAATCTGAATCCGCACGTCGAGCATTACTAAAAGCGACAGAAGGTATACCTTTTATTGAAGAAGATGTGTTTGGTAGCCTGACTTATGAAGGGATACAAAAAACCTTTAAATCGCTAGATACTGAAGACAGAGTGATTTATTGTAGCTCGCTTTCAAAAACCTTAGATTCGCGATTACGAATAGGGTGGATTCTTGCTGGGAAATACCAAGCACAAATAGAAAAACGCTTAATGTCAGAGAACATGGGCAGCGTTAATCTTATTCAATCAGCAGTCAGTGATTTCTTGAAAAAAGGCAAATATAAACAACACATTCATCGAGTTCAACGCAGTTATAAGCACAATCAAAAACGAGTGTCTCAACAGCTGACAGAAGCGTTAAATGGTTATGAACACATGAGAGAACGTTATTATCTCTCTCAACCTGAAGGTGGCTTTTTATGTTGGTTAACCTTGCCAGTAGGAGCCGACGGGACTGAGATTTATAAGCAAGCGCTGAAAGAACAAATCAGTGTATTGCCCGGCACGATGTTTTGTACTCAAGAGCAGTATAAGCATTGCCTTAGAGTGAGCTTTGCCTCTTATCGAGAGAATGATAAGTGGATAAATGGCATAAAGACATTGGCTAGAATTGTTGCAGATCACTGTAAAACCATTGAGAATAATTAA
- a CDS encoding ABC transporter ATP-binding protein yields MTSLVHVKHVSKQYSDSNQQAINDISFDLNAGQVLGLLGHNGAGKSTLINALLGAHRYQGDISINGLHPIDQHAELMQHLAYISDINVLPEWMSVKQLLKYTSGIHPSFDISKATAILESTNIKLKSTIKSLSKGMKVQVHLAIVIATNTKVLILDEPTLGLDLLYRDTFYQHLTSWFNAGERCLIIASHEVSEIEHLLTDVLILKQGRIVKQENMDNIPQGTLAELFITLQKESI; encoded by the coding sequence ATGACGTCTCTTGTTCATGTAAAGCACGTATCTAAACAATATTCTGACTCAAATCAGCAAGCGATTAATGACATCAGTTTTGATCTTAATGCAGGCCAAGTTCTTGGTTTACTCGGCCACAATGGCGCAGGGAAATCGACACTGATCAATGCCTTGCTCGGTGCACATCGCTATCAAGGCGACATCAGTATTAATGGATTGCATCCTATCGACCAGCACGCTGAATTAATGCAACACCTTGCGTATATTTCAGATATCAATGTCTTGCCTGAATGGATGAGCGTCAAGCAATTATTAAAATACACCTCGGGCATTCATCCTAGTTTTGATATTAGTAAAGCGACTGCCATCTTAGAAAGCACCAACATCAAGCTAAAAAGTACCATTAAAAGCCTGTCTAAAGGGATGAAGGTGCAAGTTCATTTAGCCATCGTAATAGCAACAAATACGAAAGTACTTATTTTAGATGAACCGACATTAGGGCTGGATTTATTGTACCGCGACACCTTTTATCAGCATTTAACGTCTTGGTTTAATGCTGGAGAACGCTGCTTGATTATTGCAAGCCACGAAGTGTCCGAAATTGAACACTTATTAACGGATGTTCTAATATTAAAGCAAGGCCGAATAGTGAAACAAGAAAACATGGATAACATTCCACAAGGCACGTTAGCCGAACTCTTTATCACGCTTCAAAAGGAGTCAATCTAA
- a CDS encoding putative ferredoxin oxidoreductase — MTQFIWPATPVQLRCNKKWFETADTISLQLTSHNQESFDFKPGQFISVGIEIEGKVEYRAYSISSMPNQGFLQLTIKRVEGGKISNYLIDQLNEGDEIAVLAPTGPFNSIDCKPRKKVALLSAGCGITPLMSMAKTWIAQDIEVDITFIHMAKSKEQTIFFEELELLHETHANFHLKLLLKDNTQTNHPQGRLDQEWLNTLCLDLAERTVYLCGPNVFMQDMKTNVENLGLDMAHFFQESFTPIEAEVSNTEDTSGVVQFEVPAFGVAKEIAKGAILADVLEESGVPIIIACRSGMCGSCKCKVEKGEVSRTSTETLSEEDIAQGYTLACSSQVQSDVEVSLV, encoded by the coding sequence ATGACACAATTTATTTGGCCAGCAACCCCAGTTCAACTTCGTTGTAATAAAAAATGGTTTGAAACTGCTGATACCATTAGCTTACAGCTGACAAGCCACAACCAAGAAAGCTTCGATTTTAAACCGGGTCAGTTTATTAGTGTCGGTATTGAAATTGAAGGTAAGGTGGAATACCGCGCCTACTCTATCAGCTCAATGCCAAATCAAGGTTTCCTACAATTAACGATTAAACGTGTTGAAGGCGGCAAGATATCAAACTACCTAATTGATCAATTAAATGAAGGTGATGAGATTGCTGTTTTAGCACCAACTGGTCCATTCAACTCAATCGACTGCAAGCCAAGAAAAAAAGTAGCGTTATTAAGCGCAGGTTGTGGCATTACACCTTTAATGTCGATGGCTAAAACATGGATAGCTCAAGATATTGAGGTCGATATTACCTTTATTCATATGGCAAAAAGTAAAGAACAAACCATCTTTTTTGAAGAGTTAGAGTTGCTGCATGAAACTCACGCTAACTTTCATTTAAAACTGTTATTAAAAGATAATACCCAGACAAATCACCCACAAGGTCGCCTAGACCAAGAGTGGCTAAACACGCTTTGCCTTGATCTAGCAGAGCGCACAGTTTACTTGTGTGGCCCTAATGTATTTATGCAAGACATGAAAACCAATGTAGAAAACCTTGGCTTAGATATGGCGCACTTCTTCCAAGAAAGCTTTACGCCTATTGAAGCGGAAGTAAGTAACACTGAAGACACCTCTGGTGTAGTTCAGTTTGAAGTACCCGCTTTTGGCGTTGCAAAAGAAATAGCAAAAGGCGCAATACTGGCTGATGTACTTGAAGAAAGCGGCGTTCCAATAATTATCGCTTGTCGTAGCGGAATGTGTGGCTCGTGCAAGTGTAAGGTTGAGAAAGGTGAAGTAAGCCGAACCAGTACAGAAACACTGAGTGAAGAAGATATTGCTCAAGGTTATACATTGGCGTGTTCAAGCCAAGTTCAGAGTGATGTTGAAGTGAGTTTGGTTTAA
- a CDS encoding putative secretion protein, HlyD family, producing MLEGLAVWALFIYLLRLVGMPWNKFTQGFAYIGGGSWLLFVWAGLLNFTPMDLSGGSVVQSPHIQLRPASTQIKGVVTKIHVKPNQEITKGQLVYEIDDELYQIALNKADVSQEASEVALEVAKQNVRLAQQAITASESDIVVSQKQIEAKKQDLKYKQITLKRYVDQNRKVKNTITQSTLDEQGTLVSIGDIEVASAVAQLDKAKLANEKALLDFDNAKLGVKAKESELASAKESVAQAQWNLDNTKVYAPANGYVTNFILREGQYIGAVPRMQMYTNEKYVLMRVNHQAIRNVTVGRPAEFSSAVYPGKVFVAEVEGIVEATGEAQGNLLGRETNVRQTTGLNVNNKHHFVRLKLEEGEGYDIPVGSVGLAWISGEKPVGFMAFLDVIRGIIIRMKSQIYFFYSL from the coding sequence ATGCTTGAGGGATTAGCGGTATGGGCTCTGTTTATTTATCTTCTTCGTCTGGTTGGAATGCCTTGGAATAAGTTTACTCAAGGTTTTGCTTACATTGGCGGCGGATCTTGGTTGTTATTTGTATGGGCGGGATTACTTAATTTCACTCCTATGGATCTTTCTGGCGGTTCTGTAGTGCAATCGCCACATATTCAACTTCGTCCAGCAAGTACCCAGATTAAAGGCGTTGTCACTAAAATCCACGTTAAGCCAAACCAAGAGATCACAAAAGGCCAATTAGTGTATGAGATTGATGATGAGTTATATCAAATTGCGCTAAACAAGGCAGATGTATCACAAGAAGCCAGCGAAGTTGCTCTTGAAGTCGCTAAGCAAAATGTAAGACTAGCACAACAAGCTATTACCGCATCTGAAAGTGATATTGTGGTTAGCCAAAAACAAATTGAAGCAAAAAAACAAGATTTGAAATACAAGCAGATCACACTAAAACGCTACGTAGATCAAAACCGTAAAGTAAAAAATACCATTACTCAAAGTACGCTAGATGAACAAGGCACCTTGGTATCAATTGGTGACATCGAAGTAGCCAGTGCTGTTGCTCAATTAGATAAAGCCAAACTTGCCAATGAAAAAGCACTGCTTGATTTTGATAACGCAAAGTTAGGCGTAAAAGCTAAAGAAAGTGAGCTTGCAAGTGCAAAAGAAAGCGTTGCTCAAGCACAGTGGAACTTAGACAACACAAAAGTATATGCACCTGCGAATGGTTATGTGACAAACTTTATTCTACGAGAAGGTCAATATATTGGTGCTGTTCCACGTATGCAAATGTACACCAACGAGAAATACGTACTAATGCGCGTAAATCATCAAGCTATACGTAATGTGACGGTTGGTCGCCCAGCTGAGTTCTCTAGTGCGGTTTACCCTGGAAAAGTCTTTGTGGCTGAAGTGGAAGGCATTGTTGAAGCAACAGGAGAAGCACAAGGTAATTTACTAGGCCGAGAAACGAATGTACGCCAAACGACAGGATTAAACGTCAATAATAAGCACCACTTTGTGCGTTTAAAGCTGGAAGAAGGTGAAGGCTATGATATTCCTGTTGGCTCGGTTGGCTTAGCGTGGATATCTGGTGAGAAACCCGTTGGCTTTATGGCTTTCTTAGATGTAATTCGTGGGATTATCATTCGTATGAAATCACAAATTTACTTCTTCTATTCATTGTAA
- a CDS encoding integral membrane protein, producing the protein MLTKFIPFIFVALWSSGFIGAQYGLQFAEPATFLLIRMIGNIIVFIILLFTFKAHLPKGKEAIHSLIAGVLIHGFYLGGTYQAIALGMSSGLCALLVGVQPILTAVLLVNFGNQRLQPVQWVGLALGLIGITLVLQGNIEWQDTSNQYTAYLFAFIALIGITFGTLYQKRYCQNVDLVGSMVWQYSAASLVFLPVALLNETMVVTWNAEFIFGLSWLVLVVSVTAISLLLYMIKKGDSSSVASTFYLIPPMTAFQAWIIFDEHFDTQGAVGFALAAVAVYLVIRKPKERPLIEATQ; encoded by the coding sequence ATGCTAACTAAATTCATCCCTTTCATCTTCGTCGCCTTATGGAGTTCTGGCTTTATCGGTGCTCAATATGGATTGCAATTTGCTGAGCCTGCCACTTTTTTGCTGATTAGAATGATCGGGAATATTATCGTTTTTATTATATTGTTATTCACATTCAAAGCTCATCTTCCAAAGGGGAAAGAAGCGATTCATTCTTTGATTGCCGGTGTATTAATTCATGGGTTCTATTTAGGCGGAACCTATCAAGCAATTGCCCTTGGAATGTCCTCAGGCCTGTGTGCTTTATTGGTGGGAGTTCAACCCATTCTCACTGCGGTATTATTGGTTAACTTTGGCAACCAACGCCTACAACCTGTGCAATGGGTAGGCTTAGCGCTTGGTTTAATAGGGATAACCTTAGTATTACAAGGTAATATCGAATGGCAGGACACCAGTAATCAATACACCGCTTACCTGTTTGCGTTTATCGCATTAATTGGCATTACCTTTGGCACTTTATACCAAAAAAGATACTGTCAGAACGTAGATTTAGTCGGTAGCATGGTTTGGCAATACAGTGCGGCTTCTTTGGTCTTTTTACCTGTCGCTTTATTAAATGAAACCATGGTGGTGACTTGGAATGCTGAATTTATTTTTGGTTTATCATGGCTAGTTTTGGTTGTCTCGGTTACTGCCATTTCACTGCTGCTTTATATGATAAAAAAAGGCGACTCTTCTAGCGTTGCTTCTACTTTTTATCTCATTCCACCAATGACCGCATTTCAAGCATGGATCATCTTTGATGAGCATTTTGATACCCAAGGTGCAGTAGGGTTTGCTCTTGCTGCTGTCGCTGTTTATCTGGTAATAAGAAAACCAAAAGAGCGTCCACTAATAGAAGCGACTCAATAG
- the hcp gene encoding hydroxylamine reductase → MFCIQCEQTIQTPTTKGCSFAQGMCGKTAEVSDLQDILVYTLQGVSFWAEQGRKVNVVIDEIDHWAPKAFFATLTNVNFDPERVIEFALQAHAYKKQLEEQVRAAALLSNTELSELSPAALFDLPTNVEELIALAPQAAVNRGHDSEHEDVIGLRLLCLYGLKGAAAYMEHARVLGQTDDAVFAEYHQIMAWLGTDPTELNALLECSMQIGLMNYRIMEMLDLGETDTFGHPEPSQVNVKTIEGKCILVSGHDLHDLEKILQQTEGKGINVYTNGEMLPAHSYPELKKHPHLVGNYGSAWQNQQKEFANFPGAIVMTSNCLLNPNVGLYADRLFTRSIVGWPGVAHLEGDDFTAVVDCALAQEGFKHNEIEQMITVGFGRNALMAAAPAVIEQVKEGNISHFFLVGGCDGDKAERSYFTDFTAQVPEDSVILTLACGKYRFNKNQFGDINGIPRLLDVGQCNDAYSAIQLALALAKEFDCGINELPLTLVLSWFEQKAIVILLTLFALGVKGIYTGPTAPAFLTDNLLAIMQEKFDMRSISNVEDDLKTILAA, encoded by the coding sequence ATGTTCTGTATCCAATGTGAGCAAACAATTCAAACACCTACAACGAAAGGCTGTTCTTTTGCACAAGGTATGTGTGGTAAAACAGCAGAAGTATCTGACTTACAAGATATCCTAGTTTATACACTACAAGGTGTATCTTTCTGGGCAGAACAAGGTCGTAAAGTAAATGTAGTGATTGATGAGATCGATCACTGGGCACCAAAAGCCTTCTTCGCAACACTAACCAACGTTAACTTTGATCCTGAGCGTGTTATCGAATTCGCACTGCAAGCGCACGCTTATAAAAAACAACTTGAAGAACAAGTTCGTGCAGCGGCTCTTCTTAGCAATACTGAATTATCAGAGCTTTCTCCTGCGGCACTATTTGATTTACCAACCAACGTAGAAGAGTTAATCGCATTGGCTCCACAAGCAGCCGTTAACCGCGGTCACGATTCAGAGCATGAAGATGTGATTGGTCTACGTCTACTTTGTCTTTACGGCTTAAAAGGTGCAGCAGCTTATATGGAGCACGCACGTGTTCTTGGTCAAACTGATGACGCTGTTTTTGCTGAATATCACCAGATTATGGCATGGCTAGGTACTGATCCGACAGAGCTAAACGCATTACTAGAATGTTCTATGCAAATCGGTTTAATGAACTACCGCATCATGGAAATGCTAGATTTAGGCGAGACTGATACCTTTGGTCACCCAGAACCATCACAAGTAAACGTTAAAACCATTGAAGGTAAATGTATTCTTGTTTCTGGTCACGATTTACATGACTTAGAAAAAATCCTTCAACAAACAGAAGGCAAAGGCATCAACGTTTATACTAACGGTGAAATGCTTCCTGCTCACTCTTACCCTGAGCTTAAAAAACACCCTCACCTTGTAGGTAACTACGGCAGTGCATGGCAGAACCAGCAAAAAGAATTTGCTAACTTCCCTGGCGCAATCGTTATGACATCAAACTGCCTATTGAACCCAAATGTAGGTCTATACGCCGATCGTCTATTCACACGTAGCATTGTTGGCTGGCCTGGCGTTGCTCACTTAGAAGGTGATGATTTTACAGCAGTTGTTGATTGTGCATTAGCGCAAGAAGGCTTCAAACATAACGAGATCGAACAAATGATCACCGTTGGGTTTGGTCGTAACGCGCTAATGGCAGCAGCACCTGCTGTTATTGAACAAGTAAAAGAAGGTAACATCAGTCACTTCTTCCTTGTTGGCGGTTGTGATGGTGACAAAGCTGAACGTAGCTACTTCACAGACTTTACCGCTCAAGTACCTGAAGATTCAGTCATCTTGACGCTTGCTTGTGGTAAATACCGTTTCAACAAAAACCAATTCGGCGATATTAATGGTATCCCGCGTTTATTGGATGTTGGTCAATGTAACGATGCTTACTCAGCTATTCAACTCGCACTTGCACTAGCAAAAGAGTTTGATTGTGGCATTAACGAACTTCCATTAACGCTGGTACTTTCTTGGTTTGAACAAAAAGCGATTGTTATTCTATTAACTCTATTCGCTCTTGGCGTAAAAGGCATTTACACAGGCCCAACTGCCCCTGCGTTCTTAACCGATAACCTACTTGCTATCATGCAAGAGAAATTCGATATGCGTAGCATTAGTAACGTAGAAGACGATTTAAAAACGATTTTAGCCGCATAA
- a CDS encoding putative membrane protein, with amino-acid sequence MSLVSMPFVGSGQDLGLHIAASVVMIGSIVALAYGFWKLHELPINKAHSKQHQQIGLITALTWIGFVWHWVWVLAVICAFVDAEKALIKIRDIWHQPTSLSQTQAQTPIIETGTTTSTQEENHNA; translated from the coding sequence ATGAGTTTAGTCAGTATGCCCTTTGTTGGATCAGGTCAGGATCTAGGGCTACATATTGCTGCGAGCGTCGTCATGATAGGAAGTATTGTCGCTCTCGCTTATGGTTTCTGGAAACTTCATGAGCTACCAATCAACAAAGCACACAGTAAACAACACCAACAAATAGGATTGATCACTGCCCTCACCTGGATAGGATTTGTCTGGCATTGGGTCTGGGTTTTAGCCGTGATTTGTGCCTTTGTTGATGCAGAAAAAGCATTAATTAAAATTCGTGATATTTGGCATCAACCTACTTCACTATCACAGACACAAGCACAAACGCCAATAATAGAAACAGGCACAACAACATCAACTCAAGAGGAGAATCACAATGCTTGA
- a CDS encoding putative membrane associated signaling protein, with the protein MYDWDDCRICFFKYVIYADYTEYVETNIKTTVENIESRFDKIKTSVQELSSLKEQTCQEMMLSLQKKVARCPLINSISVIRDGQYFCSSIVGEKISKKEVPKKEIYIKENNLLTNQPSISYYHRYDNDNGLQFFMKEVPVELEDRRLGHIVLSNSEYTISKGNVFGIHDPIDEKIYSSNKYDFYLLLKYDRWTSIKSYLLDNQLIIVIFVLIVLPLCTLSSKVTYLNFGFYKLRNAIRKNQITPFVQPIVNSNEQIIGGEILARWIMPCGNIISPIEFIPKVERFGLMEKMTKSILFQLNDHYKDSLHNGLRISVNLTESCLYDDEIYHLCKQLSEKCILVLEFTESTEFEDRHKIILYMQKFREIGVKFALDDYGTGYSSLQYLNYYQFDFVKIDKSFIDDIETNKQSLKILENIILLANNLNINLVAEGVENKNQKQILNDLSISSHQGFLYFKPMPLSEFYSIVKG; encoded by the coding sequence ATATATGATTGGGATGATTGCCGTATTTGTTTTTTTAAATACGTTATTTATGCTGATTATACGGAATATGTTGAAACTAATATTAAAACCACAGTCGAAAATATTGAGTCACGGTTTGATAAAATAAAAACATCAGTTCAAGAACTTTCTTCTCTTAAAGAGCAAACTTGCCAAGAGATGATGCTGTCATTACAGAAAAAAGTGGCGCGTTGCCCGTTGATTAATAGTATCTCTGTGATCCGAGATGGTCAGTACTTTTGTAGCTCTATTGTTGGTGAAAAAATATCCAAAAAAGAGGTACCTAAAAAAGAAATATATATAAAAGAAAATAATCTGTTAACTAATCAGCCAAGTATTTCATATTATCATCGGTATGATAATGATAACGGTCTTCAGTTTTTTATGAAAGAGGTACCTGTAGAGTTAGAAGATAGGCGACTTGGGCATATCGTATTATCAAATTCTGAATATACGATATCGAAAGGTAATGTGTTTGGTATTCATGATCCAATAGATGAGAAAATATACTCATCAAATAAGTATGATTTTTATTTATTACTTAAATATGACAGGTGGACTTCAATTAAATCTTATCTACTTGATAATCAACTTATTATTGTTATTTTTGTATTAATAGTGTTGCCGTTATGTACTTTATCGAGCAAGGTTACATATCTTAACTTCGGGTTCTATAAGCTAAGAAATGCAATTAGAAAAAATCAAATAACACCTTTTGTTCAGCCTATCGTAAATAGTAATGAACAAATTATCGGGGGTGAAATACTCGCCCGATGGATCATGCCTTGTGGTAATATAATTTCACCAATAGAGTTTATTCCTAAAGTGGAACGGTTTGGATTAATGGAAAAAATGACCAAATCGATATTATTTCAGCTGAATGATCATTATAAAGATTCATTGCATAATGGGTTAAGGATCAGCGTTAATTTGACGGAAAGCTGTCTGTATGATGATGAAATATACCACTTATGCAAGCAGCTATCTGAAAAATGTATTTTGGTTTTAGAGTTCACTGAATCGACTGAATTTGAAGATAGACACAAAATTATTTTATACATGCAAAAGTTCAGAGAAATTGGGGTTAAGTTTGCGCTAGATGATTATGGAACTGGGTATTCATCATTGCAGTATTTGAATTATTATCAGTTTGATTTTGTGAAAATTGATAAATCATTTATTGATGATATTGAAACCAACAAACAGTCTCTAAAAATATTAGAAAACATTATTTTATTGGCGAATAATTTGAATATAAATCTGGTGGCTGAAGGGGTTGAAAATAAGAATCAGAAACAGATTTTGAATGATTTAAGCATCTCATCTCATCAAGGTTTCTTGTACTTTAAACCGATGCCGCTCAGTGAATTTTATTCAATCGTAAAGGGATAA